A single Kryptolebias marmoratus isolate JLee-2015 linkage group LG16, ASM164957v2, whole genome shotgun sequence DNA region contains:
- the arhgef1b gene encoding rho guanine nucleotide exchange factor 1b isoform X1 has translation MSIIGAEDEDFESDINDSRVTENQCAYFNNIELLKSHPTHLLVFLQHVILQFNPAPLLCYLHADLIKSLSAKETKKQFIEFYNNFLDKGAILKVTVPPSVAYELDRTRPDLLSDDTQRRFALEIQNQQNSEITKQLEDFRQKRMMGMTLNENELLDVESHYPTDRIPMEMKEKSMAENLLEKMFETQPQFVSDEEKWQSIFSSVAVYMKHFGIKSKSVDSKKSRRGFFGIPLVKGIKDGSWNKPGPFHKGKKPPNSESGPKPESGVEKLSVDRKSINSGRGSVTDNSVIPPVRVSIGSGSSTSVSDVENPDGSGSKNSATINPEPLQFDGSSSNRLEPQAGSDSGNVSPGRGAGELTIVEPTSPNETPSVESLETDRRKTSRKVARSESARVDRHSSRRRGSSRAKQSRSRSDVDLQPPSCTTPVPLSPQHLHPFEALALNRDGPSQTPTSPSPQLEEIEPRLLEFEQDPPNWKELAPVDAVKSLSKKEVKRQEVINELFATEHAHVRMLSVLQMVFVKPLEREALISTIELDAIFPGLDEMLDEHYKFYENMKKLRINDNYIVKSISPTLLNRFDGAEGEWFQKLTARFSSHQTWALEQIKSMQKKEPRFNAFIQEAESKPQCRRLQLKDIIPTEMQRLTKYPLLLENIAKNTEDPVEKGKIQDSAECCKKIVNHVNEEVRKVGNMLSLKEYQKKLDTSGLKTSNELYTEYKNIDLTQRKMLYEGPLIWRVTKEKAIEVQGLLLGDLLVLLQKQDDKVVLKCQSKSNIAAQEGKQMMSPIIKLNSVFLRDVATDRKAFYVIFTWDSGAQIYELVAQSVGEKKAWTEVLKIVVDDLKKSGVVLNLPPGSGGAPFSPSLLNAPIIPAENGGLKSSSDHDRDSLTDDKSEQRHRLMDFLTEKGLDVLGHSNNDQEKVANNALDEVMSLKRLLIGSISVSEDAQPDEEHEEEQSERSNQETEGSQSTEEGEVTDRGYMEVNTNRCEREDAETKDEDGSISAPMVLSQEIKDEVCRRLHSLEEQLKKLQTVEEEHHKLQDALSEFSLEEGNF, from the exons CTGTGTTACCTTCATGCTGACCTCATCAAGAGCCTCAGTGCTAAAGAGACCAAGAAGCAGTTTATAGAGTTCTACAACAACTTCTTGGACAAGGGTGCT ATTCTCAAAGTGACAGTGCCACCTAGCGTAGCCTATGAACTGG ACCGGACCCGCCCAGATTTGCTCTCAGATGACACCCAACGACGTTTCGCTCTGGAGATTCAGAATCAGCAGAATTCTGAAATAACCAAACAGCTGGAGGACTTCAG GCAAAAGAGGATGATGGGTATGACCCTCAATGAGAACGAGCTGCTTGATGTCGAGAGCCACTATCCCACCGACCGCATCCCGATGGAGATGAAAGAGAAATCTATGGCTGAGAACCTGCTGGAGAAGATGTTTGAAACGCA acCTCAGTTTGTCTCGGACGAGGAGAAATG GCAATCCATCTTTTCCTCAGTGGCTGTCTACATGAAGCACTTTGGGATTAAATCCAAGTCTGTTGACAGTAAAAAGTCCAGGCGAGGTTTCTTTGGCATACCTCTGGTTAAG GGTATAAAGGATGGCTCTTGGAACAAGCCTGGGCCATTCCATAAAGGGAAGAAACCACCAAATT CTGAATCCGGACCAAAACCGGAGTCTGGAG TGGAAAAACTGTCTGTGGATCGTAAAAGCATCAATTCAGGCAGAGGCTCTGTGACTGATAATTCAGTCATTCCCCCCGTCAGGGTGTCTATAGGCAGTGGAAGTTCTACCTCAGTGTCTGACGTAGAGAATCCTGATGGGTCAGGCAGTAAGAACAGCGCCACCATCAACCCGGAGCCCCTTCAGTTCGACG GTTCATCAAGCAATCGCTTAGAGCCTCAGGCCGGGTCAGACAGTGGTAATGTGTCTCCTGGCAGGGGGGCAGGTGAGCTTACCATTGTGGAGCCCACCTCACCCAATGAAACCCCTTCAGTGGAGTCGttggagacagacag ACGGAAGACAAG TAGGAAAGTGGCACGCAGCGAGAGCGCCCGCGTGGACCGCCATTCGTCACGGCGTCGCGGCTCTTCTCGGGCCAAACAGTCCCGCTCCCGAAGTGATGTGGACCTGCAGCCTCCTTCTTGTACGACACCTGTCCCACTGTCCCCCCAGCACCTTCACCC TTTTGAGGCTCTAGCTTTAAATCGTGACGGCCCCAGCCAGACGCCCACCAGTCCCTCCCCGCAGCTGGAGGAGATAGAGCCACGCCTCCTGGAGTTTGAGCAGGACCCGCCCAACTGGAAGGAGCTGGCACCCGTCGATGCTGTAAAGAGCCTCAGCAAGAAGGAGGTCAAGAGGCAGGAGGTCATAAACG AGCTGTTTGCAACAGAGCATGCTCATGTGCGAATGCTGAGTGTCCTTCAGATGGTGTTTGTCAAGCCGTTGGAGAGGGAGGCGTTAATTTCCACCATTGAGCTGGATGCCATTTTCCCTGGCCTTGATGAGATGCTTGACGAGCACT ATAAGTTCTATGAAAACATGAAGAAGCTGCGTATAAATGACAACTACATCGTTAAATCCATCAGCCCCACGTTGCTCAACAGA TTTGATGGTGCAGAAGGAGAATGGTTCCAGAAGCTGACAGCCCGGTTCAGCAGCCACCAAACATGGGCTCTGGAGCAAATCAAAAGCATGCAGAAGAAGGAACCGCGCTTTAACGCTTTCATTCAG GAGGCAGAGAGTAAACCTCAGTGCCGCAGGCTGCAGCTCAAGGACATTATTCCCACAGAGATGCAGAGGCTCACAAAATATCCACTGCTTCTGGAAAATATCGCTAAGAACacag AGGACCCCGTAGAAAAGGGGAAAATCCAGGATAGTGCAGAGTGCTGCAAAAAGATCGTCAACCATGTCAATGAAGAGGTCAGAAAAGTGGGCAACATGTTG TCTCTAAAGGAGTACCAGAAGAAACTGGACACATCAGGGCTCAAAACCAGTAATGAGCTTTATACAGAGTATAAg AATATTGACTTGACTCAGAGGAAGATGCTGTATGAAGGTCCATTAATCTGGAGAGTCACCAAAGAGAAGGCTATTG AGGTGCAGGGTCTGTTGCTGGGGGACCTGCTGGTGCTCCTGCAGAAACAGGATGACAAAGTGGTCCTTAAATGCCAAAGCAAGAGCAACATCGCCGCGCAGGAAGGCAAACAGATGATGAGCCCCATTATAAAGCTGAACTCGGTTTTTCTCCGCGATGTGGCGACAG ATCGAAAGGCTTTCTATGTGATATTCACCTGGGACAGCGGCGCTCAGATCTATGAGCTGGTAGCTCAGTCTGTCGGAGAAAAAAAAGC TTGGACTGAAGTGCTAAAGATAGTCGTAGATGATCTGAAGAAGAGCGGAGTTGTGTTAAATCTGCCTCCTGGGAGTGGAGGAGCTCCTTTCAGTCCCTCCTT GCTGAATGCCCCGATAATCCCAGCTGAGAATGGaggtttaaaaagcagcagcg ATCACGATCGGGACAGCTTGACAGACGACAAGTCGGAGCAGAGGCACAGGCTGATGGATTTCCTGACAGAGAAAGGCCTCGATGTGCTCGGCCACTCCAACAACGATCAGGAGAAGGTGGCCAACAATGCTCTGGATGAAG tgatGTCACTGAAAAGATTGTTGATCGGCAGCATCAGTGTGTCAGAAGACGCACAGCCTGACGAAGAACATGAAGAGGAGCAATCAGAGAGGAGTAATCAAGAAACAGAAGGCTCTCAGTCAACAG AAGAAGGCGAGGTCACAGACAGGGGTTATATGGAGGTGAACACCAACAGGTGTGAAAGAGAAGACGCAGAAACAAAAGACGAAGACGGGAGCATCAGTGCACCCATGGTGTTGTCCCAGGAGATAAAGGATGAAGTGTGCCGGAGGCTGCACAGCCTGGAGGAGCAACTAAAGAAACTACAG ACTGTCGAAGAGGAGCATCACAAGCTGCAGGACGCCCTTTCTGAGTTCTCTCTAGAAGAGGGGAACTTCTAG
- the arhgef1b gene encoding rho guanine nucleotide exchange factor 1b isoform X5 — protein sequence MSIIGAEDEDFESDINDSRVTENQCAYFNNIELLKSHPTHLLVFLQHVILQFNPAPLLCYLHADLIKSLSAKETKKQFIEFYNNFLDKGAILKVTVPPSVAYELDRTRPDLLSDDTQRRFALEIQNQQNSEITKQLEDFRQKRMMGMTLNENELLDVESHYPTDRIPMEMKEKSMAENLLEKMFETQPQFVSDEEKWQSIFSSVAVYMKHFGIKSKSVDSKKSRRGFFGIPLVKGIKDGSWNKPGPFHKGKKPPNSESGPKPESGVEKLSVDRKSINSGRGSVTDNSVIPPVRVSIGSGSSTSVSDVENPDGSGSKNSATINPEPLQFDGSSSNRLEPQAGSDSGNVSPGRGAGELTIVEPTSPNETPSVESLETDSFEALALNRDGPSQTPTSPSPQLEEIEPRLLEFEQDPPNWKELAPVDAVKSLSKKEVKRQEVINELFATEHAHVRMLSVLQMVFVKPLEREALISTIELDAIFPGLDEMLDEHYKFYENMKKLRINDNYIVKSISPTLLNRFDGAEGEWFQKLTARFSSHQTWALEQIKSMQKKEPRFNAFIQEAESKPQCRRLQLKDIIPTEMQRLTKYPLLLENIAKNTEDPVEKGKIQDSAECCKKIVNHVNEEVRKVGNMLSLKEYQKKLDTSGLKTSNELYTEYKNIDLTQRKMLYEGPLIWRVTKEKAIEVQGLLLGDLLVLLQKQDDKVVLKCQSKSNIAAQEGKQMMSPIIKLNSVFLRDVATDRKAFYVIFTWDSGAQIYELVAQSVGEKKAWTEVLKIVVDDLKKSGVVLNLPPGSGGAPFSPSLLNAPIIPAENGGLKSSSDHDRDSLTDDKSEQRHRLMDFLTEKGLDVLGHSNNDQEKVANNALDEVMSLKRLLIGSISVSEDAQPDEEHEEEQSERSNQETEGSQSTEEGEVTDRGYMEVNTNRCEREDAETKDEDGSISAPMVLSQEIKDEVCRRLHSLEEQLKKLQTVEEEHHKLQDALSEFSLEEGNF from the exons CTGTGTTACCTTCATGCTGACCTCATCAAGAGCCTCAGTGCTAAAGAGACCAAGAAGCAGTTTATAGAGTTCTACAACAACTTCTTGGACAAGGGTGCT ATTCTCAAAGTGACAGTGCCACCTAGCGTAGCCTATGAACTGG ACCGGACCCGCCCAGATTTGCTCTCAGATGACACCCAACGACGTTTCGCTCTGGAGATTCAGAATCAGCAGAATTCTGAAATAACCAAACAGCTGGAGGACTTCAG GCAAAAGAGGATGATGGGTATGACCCTCAATGAGAACGAGCTGCTTGATGTCGAGAGCCACTATCCCACCGACCGCATCCCGATGGAGATGAAAGAGAAATCTATGGCTGAGAACCTGCTGGAGAAGATGTTTGAAACGCA acCTCAGTTTGTCTCGGACGAGGAGAAATG GCAATCCATCTTTTCCTCAGTGGCTGTCTACATGAAGCACTTTGGGATTAAATCCAAGTCTGTTGACAGTAAAAAGTCCAGGCGAGGTTTCTTTGGCATACCTCTGGTTAAG GGTATAAAGGATGGCTCTTGGAACAAGCCTGGGCCATTCCATAAAGGGAAGAAACCACCAAATT CTGAATCCGGACCAAAACCGGAGTCTGGAG TGGAAAAACTGTCTGTGGATCGTAAAAGCATCAATTCAGGCAGAGGCTCTGTGACTGATAATTCAGTCATTCCCCCCGTCAGGGTGTCTATAGGCAGTGGAAGTTCTACCTCAGTGTCTGACGTAGAGAATCCTGATGGGTCAGGCAGTAAGAACAGCGCCACCATCAACCCGGAGCCCCTTCAGTTCGACG GTTCATCAAGCAATCGCTTAGAGCCTCAGGCCGGGTCAGACAGTGGTAATGTGTCTCCTGGCAGGGGGGCAGGTGAGCTTACCATTGTGGAGCCCACCTCACCCAATGAAACCCCTTCAGTGGAGTCGttggagacagacag TTTTGAGGCTCTAGCTTTAAATCGTGACGGCCCCAGCCAGACGCCCACCAGTCCCTCCCCGCAGCTGGAGGAGATAGAGCCACGCCTCCTGGAGTTTGAGCAGGACCCGCCCAACTGGAAGGAGCTGGCACCCGTCGATGCTGTAAAGAGCCTCAGCAAGAAGGAGGTCAAGAGGCAGGAGGTCATAAACG AGCTGTTTGCAACAGAGCATGCTCATGTGCGAATGCTGAGTGTCCTTCAGATGGTGTTTGTCAAGCCGTTGGAGAGGGAGGCGTTAATTTCCACCATTGAGCTGGATGCCATTTTCCCTGGCCTTGATGAGATGCTTGACGAGCACT ATAAGTTCTATGAAAACATGAAGAAGCTGCGTATAAATGACAACTACATCGTTAAATCCATCAGCCCCACGTTGCTCAACAGA TTTGATGGTGCAGAAGGAGAATGGTTCCAGAAGCTGACAGCCCGGTTCAGCAGCCACCAAACATGGGCTCTGGAGCAAATCAAAAGCATGCAGAAGAAGGAACCGCGCTTTAACGCTTTCATTCAG GAGGCAGAGAGTAAACCTCAGTGCCGCAGGCTGCAGCTCAAGGACATTATTCCCACAGAGATGCAGAGGCTCACAAAATATCCACTGCTTCTGGAAAATATCGCTAAGAACacag AGGACCCCGTAGAAAAGGGGAAAATCCAGGATAGTGCAGAGTGCTGCAAAAAGATCGTCAACCATGTCAATGAAGAGGTCAGAAAAGTGGGCAACATGTTG TCTCTAAAGGAGTACCAGAAGAAACTGGACACATCAGGGCTCAAAACCAGTAATGAGCTTTATACAGAGTATAAg AATATTGACTTGACTCAGAGGAAGATGCTGTATGAAGGTCCATTAATCTGGAGAGTCACCAAAGAGAAGGCTATTG AGGTGCAGGGTCTGTTGCTGGGGGACCTGCTGGTGCTCCTGCAGAAACAGGATGACAAAGTGGTCCTTAAATGCCAAAGCAAGAGCAACATCGCCGCGCAGGAAGGCAAACAGATGATGAGCCCCATTATAAAGCTGAACTCGGTTTTTCTCCGCGATGTGGCGACAG ATCGAAAGGCTTTCTATGTGATATTCACCTGGGACAGCGGCGCTCAGATCTATGAGCTGGTAGCTCAGTCTGTCGGAGAAAAAAAAGC TTGGACTGAAGTGCTAAAGATAGTCGTAGATGATCTGAAGAAGAGCGGAGTTGTGTTAAATCTGCCTCCTGGGAGTGGAGGAGCTCCTTTCAGTCCCTCCTT GCTGAATGCCCCGATAATCCCAGCTGAGAATGGaggtttaaaaagcagcagcg ATCACGATCGGGACAGCTTGACAGACGACAAGTCGGAGCAGAGGCACAGGCTGATGGATTTCCTGACAGAGAAAGGCCTCGATGTGCTCGGCCACTCCAACAACGATCAGGAGAAGGTGGCCAACAATGCTCTGGATGAAG tgatGTCACTGAAAAGATTGTTGATCGGCAGCATCAGTGTGTCAGAAGACGCACAGCCTGACGAAGAACATGAAGAGGAGCAATCAGAGAGGAGTAATCAAGAAACAGAAGGCTCTCAGTCAACAG AAGAAGGCGAGGTCACAGACAGGGGTTATATGGAGGTGAACACCAACAGGTGTGAAAGAGAAGACGCAGAAACAAAAGACGAAGACGGGAGCATCAGTGCACCCATGGTGTTGTCCCAGGAGATAAAGGATGAAGTGTGCCGGAGGCTGCACAGCCTGGAGGAGCAACTAAAGAAACTACAG ACTGTCGAAGAGGAGCATCACAAGCTGCAGGACGCCCTTTCTGAGTTCTCTCTAGAAGAGGGGAACTTCTAG
- the arhgef1b gene encoding rho guanine nucleotide exchange factor 1b isoform X6 — MLLKKKRPQFVSDEEKWQSIFSSVAVYMKHFGIKSKSVDSKKSRRGFFGIPLVKGIKDGSWNKPGPFHKGKKPPNSESGPKPESGVEKLSVDRKSINSGRGSVTDNSVIPPVRVSIGSGSSTSVSDVENPDGSGSKNSATINPEPLQFDGSSSNRLEPQAGSDSGNVSPGRGAGELTIVEPTSPNETPSVESLETDRRKTSRKVARSESARVDRHSSRRRGSSRAKQSRSRSDVDLQPPSCTTPVPLSPQHLHPFEALALNRDGPSQTPTSPSPQLEEIEPRLLEFEQDPPNWKELAPVDAVKSLSKKEVKRQEVINELFATEHAHVRMLSVLQMVFVKPLEREALISTIELDAIFPGLDEMLDEHYKFYENMKKLRINDNYIVKSISPTLLNRFDGAEGEWFQKLTARFSSHQTWALEQIKSMQKKEPRFNAFIQEAESKPQCRRLQLKDIIPTEMQRLTKYPLLLENIAKNTEDPVEKGKIQDSAECCKKIVNHVNEEVRKVGNMLSLKEYQKKLDTSGLKTSNELYTEYKNIDLTQRKMLYEGPLIWRVTKEKAIEVQGLLLGDLLVLLQKQDDKVVLKCQSKSNIAAQEGKQMMSPIIKLNSVFLRDVATDRKAFYVIFTWDSGAQIYELVAQSVGEKKAWTEVLKIVVDDLKKSGVVLNLPPGSGGAPFSPSLLNAPIIPAENGGLKSSSDHDRDSLTDDKSEQRHRLMDFLTEKGLDVLGHSNNDQEKVANNALDEVMSLKRLLIGSISVSEDAQPDEEHEEEQSERSNQETEGSQSTEEGEVTDRGYMEVNTNRCEREDAETKDEDGSISAPMVLSQEIKDEVCRRLHSLEEQLKKLQTVEEEHHKLQDALSEFSLEEGNF, encoded by the exons ATGCTACTTAAGAAGAAGAG acCTCAGTTTGTCTCGGACGAGGAGAAATG GCAATCCATCTTTTCCTCAGTGGCTGTCTACATGAAGCACTTTGGGATTAAATCCAAGTCTGTTGACAGTAAAAAGTCCAGGCGAGGTTTCTTTGGCATACCTCTGGTTAAG GGTATAAAGGATGGCTCTTGGAACAAGCCTGGGCCATTCCATAAAGGGAAGAAACCACCAAATT CTGAATCCGGACCAAAACCGGAGTCTGGAG TGGAAAAACTGTCTGTGGATCGTAAAAGCATCAATTCAGGCAGAGGCTCTGTGACTGATAATTCAGTCATTCCCCCCGTCAGGGTGTCTATAGGCAGTGGAAGTTCTACCTCAGTGTCTGACGTAGAGAATCCTGATGGGTCAGGCAGTAAGAACAGCGCCACCATCAACCCGGAGCCCCTTCAGTTCGACG GTTCATCAAGCAATCGCTTAGAGCCTCAGGCCGGGTCAGACAGTGGTAATGTGTCTCCTGGCAGGGGGGCAGGTGAGCTTACCATTGTGGAGCCCACCTCACCCAATGAAACCCCTTCAGTGGAGTCGttggagacagacag ACGGAAGACAAG TAGGAAAGTGGCACGCAGCGAGAGCGCCCGCGTGGACCGCCATTCGTCACGGCGTCGCGGCTCTTCTCGGGCCAAACAGTCCCGCTCCCGAAGTGATGTGGACCTGCAGCCTCCTTCTTGTACGACACCTGTCCCACTGTCCCCCCAGCACCTTCACCC TTTTGAGGCTCTAGCTTTAAATCGTGACGGCCCCAGCCAGACGCCCACCAGTCCCTCCCCGCAGCTGGAGGAGATAGAGCCACGCCTCCTGGAGTTTGAGCAGGACCCGCCCAACTGGAAGGAGCTGGCACCCGTCGATGCTGTAAAGAGCCTCAGCAAGAAGGAGGTCAAGAGGCAGGAGGTCATAAACG AGCTGTTTGCAACAGAGCATGCTCATGTGCGAATGCTGAGTGTCCTTCAGATGGTGTTTGTCAAGCCGTTGGAGAGGGAGGCGTTAATTTCCACCATTGAGCTGGATGCCATTTTCCCTGGCCTTGATGAGATGCTTGACGAGCACT ATAAGTTCTATGAAAACATGAAGAAGCTGCGTATAAATGACAACTACATCGTTAAATCCATCAGCCCCACGTTGCTCAACAGA TTTGATGGTGCAGAAGGAGAATGGTTCCAGAAGCTGACAGCCCGGTTCAGCAGCCACCAAACATGGGCTCTGGAGCAAATCAAAAGCATGCAGAAGAAGGAACCGCGCTTTAACGCTTTCATTCAG GAGGCAGAGAGTAAACCTCAGTGCCGCAGGCTGCAGCTCAAGGACATTATTCCCACAGAGATGCAGAGGCTCACAAAATATCCACTGCTTCTGGAAAATATCGCTAAGAACacag AGGACCCCGTAGAAAAGGGGAAAATCCAGGATAGTGCAGAGTGCTGCAAAAAGATCGTCAACCATGTCAATGAAGAGGTCAGAAAAGTGGGCAACATGTTG TCTCTAAAGGAGTACCAGAAGAAACTGGACACATCAGGGCTCAAAACCAGTAATGAGCTTTATACAGAGTATAAg AATATTGACTTGACTCAGAGGAAGATGCTGTATGAAGGTCCATTAATCTGGAGAGTCACCAAAGAGAAGGCTATTG AGGTGCAGGGTCTGTTGCTGGGGGACCTGCTGGTGCTCCTGCAGAAACAGGATGACAAAGTGGTCCTTAAATGCCAAAGCAAGAGCAACATCGCCGCGCAGGAAGGCAAACAGATGATGAGCCCCATTATAAAGCTGAACTCGGTTTTTCTCCGCGATGTGGCGACAG ATCGAAAGGCTTTCTATGTGATATTCACCTGGGACAGCGGCGCTCAGATCTATGAGCTGGTAGCTCAGTCTGTCGGAGAAAAAAAAGC TTGGACTGAAGTGCTAAAGATAGTCGTAGATGATCTGAAGAAGAGCGGAGTTGTGTTAAATCTGCCTCCTGGGAGTGGAGGAGCTCCTTTCAGTCCCTCCTT GCTGAATGCCCCGATAATCCCAGCTGAGAATGGaggtttaaaaagcagcagcg ATCACGATCGGGACAGCTTGACAGACGACAAGTCGGAGCAGAGGCACAGGCTGATGGATTTCCTGACAGAGAAAGGCCTCGATGTGCTCGGCCACTCCAACAACGATCAGGAGAAGGTGGCCAACAATGCTCTGGATGAAG tgatGTCACTGAAAAGATTGTTGATCGGCAGCATCAGTGTGTCAGAAGACGCACAGCCTGACGAAGAACATGAAGAGGAGCAATCAGAGAGGAGTAATCAAGAAACAGAAGGCTCTCAGTCAACAG AAGAAGGCGAGGTCACAGACAGGGGTTATATGGAGGTGAACACCAACAGGTGTGAAAGAGAAGACGCAGAAACAAAAGACGAAGACGGGAGCATCAGTGCACCCATGGTGTTGTCCCAGGAGATAAAGGATGAAGTGTGCCGGAGGCTGCACAGCCTGGAGGAGCAACTAAAGAAACTACAG ACTGTCGAAGAGGAGCATCACAAGCTGCAGGACGCCCTTTCTGAGTTCTCTCTAGAAGAGGGGAACTTCTAG